One Maribacter dokdonensis DSW-8 genomic region harbors:
- a CDS encoding phosphatase PAP2 family protein, with the protein MLEELLQLDQDFFLYLNGLGTKNWDNFFQFVSNKFSAISLYLFLLILSFQKYGTKKTLVLLFTVALLITVTDQLGNFFKYGVARLRPCHDPEIAPYMRLVKSYCGGKFGYFSAHAANSFALAVFFGSILKSSVRYLGVFLVLWAALVAYSRVYIGVHFPLDILTGAFIGSLFGWLFVKLFIFALRKFSL; encoded by the coding sequence ATGCTTGAAGAGCTTTTACAGTTAGATCAAGATTTCTTTTTATACCTCAACGGACTAGGTACTAAGAATTGGGACAATTTTTTTCAGTTTGTTTCCAACAAATTCAGTGCTATATCACTTTACCTTTTTTTGCTCATTCTTTCCTTTCAGAAATATGGGACCAAGAAGACTTTGGTGCTTTTGTTTACTGTGGCCCTTTTAATTACGGTTACTGATCAATTGGGTAACTTCTTTAAGTATGGGGTGGCAAGGCTAAGACCTTGCCATGATCCGGAGATAGCTCCTTACATGAGACTGGTAAAGAGTTATTGTGGTGGCAAATTCGGGTATTTTTCGGCTCATGCCGCTAACTCTTTTGCTCTAGCAGTTTTTTTTGGTAGTATTCTTAAGTCAAGTGTAAGGTATTTGGGTGTGTTTTTGGTGTTGTGGGCTGCTTTGGTCGCGTATAGCCGTGTATACATTGGCGTTCATTTTCCTTTGGATATTTTGACAGGGGCTTTTATAGGCTCTTTGTTCGGCTGGTTGTTTGTAAAGTTATTTATATTTGCACTTCGCAAATTCTCCCTATGA